A window of Lytechinus pictus isolate F3 Inbred chromosome 7, Lp3.0, whole genome shotgun sequence contains these coding sequences:
- the LOC129265027 gene encoding aarF domain-containing protein kinase 1-like: MMALRYLRNGFRRPWMTLSILGGAGGAGVAIATDQGYIDWSSVGVVRFGRAFFSAGAIVVDYKWNMRGKESGSTEYKEMMSTIHKRSAKRLHRLCCKNGGIFIKLGQHVGALDYLLPEEYVSTMKVLHNDAPQSSLKDIKKVVAEDLGIPVDDLFSDFSEEPVGTASLAQVHTALLKNGTKVAVKVQHPNVKSYSEVDMRTVEFLLNAVARIFPEFELLWLAQEMREKLPMELDFVQEGKNAEKVAQMLNHFKFLKVPDIYWQQSTSRVLTMEYCNGGKVDNKEYMDQMGIDVNQITKNLGKMYSEMIFVNGYVHCDPHPGNVLIRHNDKKEVEIVLLDHGLYQTLTDDFRLDYSRLWQSILAADLEGIKHYSMALGAGQMYGIFACMLTARSWDSLAVGIDKKQRSAQEDREVREHAAQYISEITKLLNMVPRQMLLLLKTNDLLRSIEYALGSSESASSFINMSRCCVRSVAHHKALQKTTRWGRLMVHVRRDVKLLQISAYEMYLWLMCSSVVRWFRRTFIGLTTIAIS, encoded by the exons ATGATGGCCCTTCGATATCTCAGAAATGGGTTTCGTAGACCATGGATGACATTATCAATTCTTGGTGGAGCTGGAGGGGCAGgtgttgccatagcaacagaCCAAGGCTACATTGACTGGTCATCTGTTGGGGTTGTTAGATTTGGTCGTGCTTTCTTTTCA GCAGGTGCAATTGTAGTGGACTATAAATGGAACATGAGAGGAAAGGAGTCTGGTTCTACAGAGTACAAAGAGATGATGTCAACT ATTCACAAGCGGTCAGCTAAGAGACTACACAGACTGTGTTGTAAGAATGGAGGGATTTTCATCAAGTTGGGTCAACACGTCGGTGCTCTTGATTATCTCTTGCCTGAGGAATATGTCAGTACAATGAAGGTTTTACACAATGATGCTCCACAGTCATCTCTCAAGGATATCAAGAAGGTTGTTGCAGAGGACCTAGGGATACCG GTGGATGATTTGTTCAGTGATTTTTCTGAAGAGCCAGTAGGTACTGCTTCTTTGGCCCAGGTCCACACAGCTCTGCTTAAGAATGGGACTAAGGTAGCAGTCAAAGTCCAGCATCCCAATGTTAAATCCTACTCTGAGGTGGACATGAGAACAGTGGAG TTTCTGCTGAATGCTGTTGCTCGAATCTTCCCTGAATTTGAATTACTCTGGCTTGCACAAGAAATGAGAGAGAAGCTTCCAATGGAGTTAGACTTTGTCCAAGAAGGAAAGAATGCAGAAAAGGTGGCTCAAATgctaaatcattttaaattccTAAAG GTTCCTGATATTTATTGGCAACAGTCTACATCACGAGTGTTAACCATGGAATACTGCAATGGAGGCAAGGTAGATAACAAGGAATATATGGATCAGATGGGCATTGATGTCAATCAG ATCACCAAGAATCTTGGTAAGATGTATAGTGAGATGATATTTGTGAATGGATATGTTCACTGTGATCCTCATCCAGGTAACGTTCTCATACGACACAATGACAAGAAAGAAGTAGAGATAGTTCTACTAGATCATGGTCTTTATCAG ACACTGACAGATGATTTTCGTCTGGATTACTCCCGTCTATGGCAGTCTATCTTAGCAGCTGATCTCGAGGGTATCAAACATTATAGTATGGCATTAGGGGCTGGTCAAATGTATGGTATCTTTGCTTGTATGCTGACTGCTAGATCATGGGATTCATTGGCTGTTGGTATTGACAAGAAACAAAGGTCTGCTCAAGAG GATCGTGAGGTTCGCGAGCATGCAGCCCAGTACATCTCAGAAATCACTAAACTCCTAAACATGGTACCAAGACAGATGCTGCTCCTCCTCAAGACCAATGACTTACTACGTAGTATTGAATATGCATTGGGGAGCAGCGAGAGTGCCAGTTCGTTCATCAACATGTCCAGATGTTGTGTACGCTCTGTAGCTCACCATAAAGCATTACAGAAAACCACTAGATGGGGTCGTCTTATGGTTCATGTGCGACGAGATGTTAAACTTCTTCAGATATCAGCTTATGAGATGTACCTTTGGCTGATGTGTTCATCTGTTGTGAGATGGTTTAGAAGGACATTTATAGGTCTAACTACTATTGCTATCAGTTGA